From a single candidate division KSB1 bacterium genomic region:
- a CDS encoding protein kinase, which produces MLISKTISHYKILKKLGAGGMGEVYLAEDTELDRKVALKFLPPQYTEDPEINARFKREAKAAAALNHPNIITIHEIGEHEGKAFIAMEYVEGQSLKDIVGAHRDAPLSMDKIFDITSQICEGLNEAHQAGIVHRDIKADNILIDANGRVKIADFGLAKAQGRTKLTEEGSTMGTLSYMSPEQIQSANVDQRSDIFSVGVVLYEMITGQLPFKGDYEAAVSYAILHEEPEPLERYKAGISDELQRIVDKGLAKSLNERYQHVDEMLVDLRAITKGLETGHVKAGAIKARLPKRKRRFLYVSMATLLIFFILGSFYFFVGRTETIESIAVLPFENLSGAPEQEYFADGMTEALIANLTQIRALKVISRTSVMQYKDLRKPLPEIARELNVDVILEGTVLHVGNQVRVTAQLIEASTDQHLWAKSYQRDLQDILVLQSELAQAIVEEIEIAVTPEEEARLARSKVVNTPAYKTYLKGRYFWNKRTKEGFEKAIKYFEKAIEKDPTYPLSFVGLADTYSLLGEYAYLSPKDAFPKAKAAVLKALEIEETVAEAHASLGQIRFAGDWDWPGAEQSFQRAIELNPGYATAHHWYAFLLTMMGRHD; this is translated from the coding sequence GTGCTAATCTCAAAAACCATTTCCCACTACAAAATTCTAAAAAAACTGGGCGCAGGCGGCATGGGTGAAGTCTACCTTGCCGAAGATACAGAACTCGACCGCAAAGTTGCCCTTAAGTTTCTGCCGCCGCAGTACACCGAAGATCCCGAAATCAACGCCCGCTTCAAGCGCGAAGCCAAGGCCGCGGCGGCTTTGAACCATCCCAATATCATCACCATTCATGAAATTGGCGAACACGAGGGCAAAGCCTTCATCGCTATGGAATATGTTGAAGGCCAGTCCCTGAAAGACATTGTAGGGGCGCATCGCGATGCGCCCCTGTCGATGGATAAAATCTTTGACATCACCTCGCAAATCTGCGAAGGACTGAACGAAGCCCACCAGGCCGGGATTGTGCATCGCGATATCAAAGCTGACAACATCCTGATTGACGCCAATGGCCGGGTGAAAATCGCCGATTTTGGGCTGGCCAAGGCGCAAGGCCGAACCAAACTGACCGAAGAAGGTTCGACCATGGGTACACTAAGCTACATGTCTCCCGAGCAAATTCAAAGCGCAAATGTCGACCAACGCTCTGATATTTTCTCGGTTGGCGTCGTGCTTTATGAAATGATCACCGGTCAGTTGCCATTTAAAGGCGATTATGAAGCAGCGGTCTCTTATGCAATTTTGCATGAAGAGCCTGAACCGCTGGAACGCTACAAAGCCGGCATTTCGGATGAACTGCAGCGCATTGTTGACAAAGGTTTAGCCAAAAGTCTCAATGAACGCTACCAACACGTGGACGAGATGCTAGTGGATTTAAGAGCCATCACAAAGGGTCTTGAAACTGGACACGTGAAAGCAGGAGCAATTAAAGCCAGACTTCCGAAGAGAAAACGTAGATTTTTATATGTTAGTATGGCTACGCTACTTATTTTTTTTATTTTGGGGAGTTTTTATTTTTTCGTCGGACGTACTGAAACCATAGAGTCGATTGCCGTGCTGCCTTTTGAGAACCTTTCCGGTGCCCCCGAACAAGAGTACTTTGCCGACGGCATGACCGAGGCGTTAATTGCCAATCTAACTCAGATCAGAGCGCTCAAAGTGATCTCCCGTACCTCAGTGATGCAGTATAAGGACCTACGAAAGCCGCTGCCTGAGATTGCACGGGAATTGAATGTGGATGTCATATTAGAAGGAACTGTACTCCATGTAGGCAATCAGGTGCGGGTCACAGCCCAGTTGATTGAAGCTTCGACTGACCAGCACCTGTGGGCTAAGAGTTACCAGCGTGATTTACAAGATATTTTGGTACTCCAGAGTGAGTTAGCCCAGGCGATTGTGGAGGAGATTGAGATCGCGGTGACCCCGGAGGAGGAAGCGCGGCTGGCGCGCTCTAAGGTTGTTAACACCCCCGCGTACAAGACCTATCTCAAAGGCCGCTACTTTTGGAATAAGAGGACAAAAGAAGGATTTGAGAAAGCTATCAAATATTTTGAGAAAGCCATTGAAAAAGACCCAACCTATCCGCTATCCTTTGTTGGATTGGCGGATACCTATAGTTTGCTTGGGGAATATGCGTATCTTTCCCCAAAAGACGCTTTCCCTAAAGCGAAAGCAGCAGTGCTGAAAGCGCTGGAGATTGAGGAAACGGTTGCTGAGGCTCACGCCTCCCTCGGCCAAATTAGGTTTGCAGGTGACTGGGACTGGCCGGGAGCGGAGCAATCGTTCCAACGTGCCATTGAACTCAACCCTGGTTATGCGACCGCGCACCATTGGTATGCGTTCTTGTTGACGATGATGGGGAGGCATGAC